A stretch of the Bacillus sp. B-jedd genome encodes the following:
- a CDS encoding amylo-alpha-1,6-glucosidase, which yields MFDIKKIPFSRYGSFITISPKHRRGGDGALYIRNIRNGDNDFGEVFRIELVRDGEPLSYQPEMDPSLLRLKADGGFAEFCITEARVLQIRSEGVGVRLTGVTGAYDYAALIGENHWEVNHSSQEMRYMLRAVKGRIEMDAPFKEQRCEKIVVDFLPDSRSAEMECVLEEYTTVYRPRSYASFAEGHKAVKKEFESWIERVLSVPDEFERGRELAGYITWSCVVSPEGKLTRPAMYMSKNWMTNIWSWDHCFNAMALAKNSPKLAWDQFMIFFDLQDESGMLPDFVNNRFELWNFTKPPIHGWTLRRIIEQTDYVNTEKLQEVYLPLAKWTRWWLAYQDSDGDGIPQYNHGNDSGWDNSTIFRKGTPVESPDLCSFLVLQMDILAEIAEKLGREDEARRWRLGSKELLLNMIDHFWDGERFVAKKSGTHEVIESDSLVLYIPIILGKRLPAGILGKLVDGIKNKGFLTEHGLATELPSSPFYKEDGYWRGPIWAPTTLLVVDGLLSAGKKELALEIARRFCKMATKSGMAENFNALTGEGLRDPAFTWTSSVFLILGHLLQENEKN from the coding sequence ATGTTTGATATAAAAAAAATCCCTTTCAGCCGTTATGGTTCATTTATAACGATTTCGCCGAAGCATAGAAGGGGCGGTGATGGGGCGCTTTATATACGGAATATCCGGAACGGGGACAATGATTTTGGCGAAGTGTTCCGGATTGAGTTGGTGCGTGATGGCGAGCCGCTGTCCTATCAGCCTGAAATGGATCCGAGTTTGCTGCGCCTAAAAGCAGACGGAGGCTTTGCGGAATTTTGCATTACCGAAGCGCGGGTTCTGCAAATAAGGAGCGAAGGTGTCGGGGTTAGACTGACGGGGGTTACTGGTGCTTATGATTACGCTGCGCTTATTGGCGAGAATCACTGGGAAGTGAATCATTCGTCTCAGGAAATGCGCTATATGCTTAGGGCGGTTAAGGGGCGGATTGAGATGGATGCCCCGTTCAAGGAGCAGCGCTGTGAAAAAATCGTTGTTGATTTTCTACCTGATTCGCGGTCGGCGGAGATGGAATGTGTGCTGGAGGAGTATACAACCGTGTATCGGCCCCGTTCCTATGCTTCTTTTGCAGAGGGGCATAAGGCCGTAAAAAAAGAATTCGAGTCATGGATTGAACGTGTTCTGTCAGTGCCTGATGAGTTTGAGCGCGGGCGGGAGCTGGCTGGCTATATTACGTGGTCCTGCGTCGTTTCGCCTGAAGGAAAATTGACTAGGCCGGCGATGTACATGTCGAAAAACTGGATGACGAACATCTGGAGTTGGGACCATTGCTTCAATGCCATGGCTCTTGCAAAAAACTCACCAAAACTTGCCTGGGATCAGTTCATGATTTTCTTTGACCTGCAGGATGAGTCGGGGATGCTTCCGGACTTCGTCAACAATCGCTTTGAATTGTGGAATTTTACAAAGCCTCCGATCCATGGCTGGACGTTAAGGCGGATTATTGAACAGACCGATTATGTAAATACGGAGAAATTGCAGGAAGTTTATTTGCCGTTGGCGAAATGGACGCGTTGGTGGTTGGCGTATCAAGATAGTGATGGGGATGGAATCCCGCAATATAACCACGGGAATGATAGCGGCTGGGATAACAGTACGATTTTTCGCAAAGGAACTCCGGTGGAAAGTCCGGATTTGTGTTCGTTCTTAGTTTTGCAAATGGATATACTGGCGGAAATCGCGGAGAAACTGGGACGAGAAGATGAAGCTAGAAGGTGGAGGCTCGGATCAAAGGAATTGTTACTGAACATGATCGATCATTTCTGGGATGGCGAGAGGTTTGTGGCGAAAAAATCCGGCACGCATGAAGTGATTGAATCAGACAGCCTAGTACTCTATATACCTATTATTCTTGGGAAAAGGCTTCCGGCTGGGATTCTGGGAAAATTGGTGGATGGAATAAAAAATAAGGGCTTTTTAACAGAACATGGCCTGGCGACAGAACTGCCGTCCAGCCCGTTCTATAAAGAAGACGGCTACTGGCGCGGGCCGATTTGGGCGCCAACGACCTTGCTGGTTGTGGATGGACTGCTGTCGGCGGGGAAAAAAGAGCTGGCCCTTGAGATTGCCCGAAGGTTCTGTAAAATGGCAACAAAGTCCGGGATGGCGGAAAACTTCAATGCCTTAACCGGGGAGGGCCTGCGTGACCCAGCATTCACCTGGACATCCAGCGTATTCCTAATTCTCGGCCATTTACTCCAGGAAAATGAGAAGAATTAG
- a CDS encoding carbohydrate ABC transporter permease yields the protein MKVQMRIQKSIVYGLLIALSLLFLLPFFWMMMTALKGPEELSMYPPKFFPSEWHFENFAKAWNSQPFNLFLLNSVIVTVMTTLGQIISSTLVAYGFARFQFKGRDTLFIILLATMMIPWEVTMIPQYMAFNMFGWINTLKALIVPSWFGSAFYIFLLRQFIMSIPKELDEAAKIDGANVFQIYYKIYLPLVWPVIVLIAVFNILGSWNDYLGPLIFLNDQSKYTLTLGLAQFKGVHDVDTNGIMAVTFLISIIPLVLFFLAQKKIVEGVQTTGLK from the coding sequence ATGAAAGTACAAATGCGAATCCAAAAAAGCATTGTATATGGTTTGTTGATTGCCCTATCGCTATTATTTCTTTTGCCGTTTTTTTGGATGATGATGACCGCTTTGAAGGGCCCGGAGGAACTTAGCATGTATCCGCCAAAATTCTTTCCGTCTGAGTGGCATTTCGAGAACTTCGCCAAGGCATGGAACAGTCAGCCATTCAATCTTTTCCTGTTGAATAGTGTGATTGTCACCGTGATGACGACGCTTGGGCAGATTATTTCATCGACTTTAGTCGCGTACGGTTTTGCGCGGTTTCAATTTAAAGGGCGGGATACGCTGTTCATTATTTTGCTTGCGACGATGATGATTCCGTGGGAAGTCACGATGATTCCGCAATATATGGCATTTAATATGTTTGGCTGGATTAACACGCTGAAGGCGCTGATTGTTCCTTCGTGGTTCGGTTCCGCGTTTTATATTTTCCTGCTGCGGCAATTCATTATGTCGATTCCGAAAGAGCTGGATGAGGCGGCAAAAATTGACGGAGCGAATGTGTTCCAGATTTATTATAAAATTTATTTGCCGCTCGTGTGGCCAGTCATTGTGCTAATCGCGGTATTCAACATATTAGGCAGCTGGAATGATTATTTAGGGCCGCTGATTTTCTTGAATGACCAGAGCAAATATACGTTGACGCTGGGGTTGGCGCAGTTTAAAGGGGTTCATGATGTGGACACGAACGGTATCATGGCCGTGACGTTCCTGATTAGTATTATTCCGCTTGTGTTGTTCTTTTTGGCGCAAAAGAAAATTGTCGAGGGTGTGCAGACCACTGGTTTAAAATAA
- a CDS encoding carbohydrate ABC transporter permease: MKSGLSIGTAPSALQIKKPRKWGQMAPYLFIAPWIIGFVVFTIGPLLFSLVISFYDWPIVGEVQFVGLSNYITMFTDDPLFWHSLWVTVKYAMVFVPLNIILALLLAVLLNQKVKGSSLFRTFFYVPSVISGVALAMIWGTVFDGEYGILNYLLSFIGIEGPGWLSDANWALAAMVIASLWGQGTMMLIFLAGLKNIPTDLYEAAEIDGAGKLYKFFKITIPLLSPTILFNLIMTIIGAFQTLTLALVLTGGGPMQSTYFYAMYVYENAFKYFKMGYSSANAWVMFIIVLALTMLVFKSSSMWVFYENEVKNKEK, encoded by the coding sequence ATGAAATCCGGCTTAAGTATTGGCACCGCACCCTCGGCACTTCAGATAAAGAAGCCAAGAAAATGGGGCCAAATGGCTCCCTATCTGTTTATCGCCCCGTGGATCATTGGTTTTGTCGTATTTACGATCGGGCCGCTATTGTTTTCATTGGTGATTAGTTTTTATGATTGGCCTATTGTCGGGGAAGTGCAATTTGTTGGGCTTTCCAACTATATTACGATGTTCACGGATGACCCGCTGTTTTGGCATTCCTTATGGGTCACGGTGAAGTATGCGATGGTTTTTGTTCCATTGAATATTATCCTGGCGTTATTGCTGGCGGTTTTGCTGAATCAAAAGGTAAAGGGAAGTTCACTGTTCCGGACGTTTTTCTATGTTCCTTCCGTTATTTCCGGGGTTGCGCTGGCGATGATCTGGGGGACGGTTTTCGATGGCGAATACGGAATATTAAACTACTTGCTTTCTTTCATTGGTATTGAGGGGCCGGGATGGCTAAGTGATGCCAACTGGGCGCTGGCGGCGATGGTTATTGCTAGTCTTTGGGGCCAGGGGACAATGATGCTGATTTTCCTGGCGGGTTTGAAAAACATCCCCACAGATCTATATGAGGCGGCGGAAATTGATGGGGCCGGGAAGCTTTATAAATTTTTCAAAATCACAATTCCATTATTATCGCCGACGATTCTTTTTAATTTAATCATGACGATTATCGGTGCGTTCCAAACACTGACGCTCGCGCTCGTGTTGACTGGCGGCGGACCGATGCAGTCGACGTATTTCTATGCAATGTATGTGTATGAGAATGCGTTTAAATATTTCAAGATGGGTTATTCTTCGGCAAACGCGTGGGTCATGTTCATCATTGTCCTGGCTTTAACGATGCTAGTTTTTAAATCATCGAGCATGTGGGTGTTTTACGAAAATGAAGTAAAAAATAAAGAAAAATAA
- a CDS encoding ABC transporter substrate-binding protein, with translation MKKRNGLFSMIIVLALLLGACSSNTSSGAEKKDGKTVLRFATWDAGETLEIQENIAKAFEKENKDVKVQVEAYGDGFDQKIAASFGAKNPPDVMYMWDFTTYHQSLEPLDGYTEKDSDLKMEDFYEGLFNYSKVDGKLYGMPAGFSTMVVYYNKKLFDEAGIPYPQDGWTWDEFKETAKKLTDKSKKQYGFAVTSEPDTYDLQGLVWSNGGSFISEDGKKIDGVMNSKETVDALQMYSDMVKEGIAVSTGGANQQSASEIFKANKLGMLVNGVWSVQSYKDAKVDFGTVMMPSFGSKPVKGLINSSSISIAKDSKKKELAWKFVKFYSSAEAIKMRTADLPVRKSVVDETKVTEDPLYKPFYTMLEKADNAPAFLLNKNWNEVNRNLSAAINASMIGQDTKPMLDKAVKDSQKYLSK, from the coding sequence ATGAAAAAGAGGAATGGTTTGTTTTCGATGATAATTGTACTAGCTCTCCTGTTGGGCGCTTGCAGTTCGAACACTTCGTCCGGAGCGGAGAAAAAGGACGGAAAAACAGTTTTACGCTTCGCAACTTGGGACGCGGGGGAAACGCTCGAAATCCAGGAGAATATCGCAAAAGCTTTTGAAAAGGAAAACAAAGATGTAAAGGTGCAGGTCGAAGCTTACGGTGATGGATTTGACCAAAAGATTGCCGCTTCATTCGGAGCAAAAAATCCACCTGATGTAATGTATATGTGGGATTTTACAACGTACCACCAATCGCTTGAACCTCTTGATGGCTATACAGAAAAAGATTCCGACCTAAAGATGGAGGATTTTTATGAAGGGCTGTTCAACTATTCCAAGGTGGATGGAAAGCTATACGGGATGCCGGCCGGCTTCTCCACTATGGTTGTCTATTATAATAAAAAGCTATTTGACGAAGCAGGAATTCCTTATCCGCAAGATGGCTGGACATGGGATGAATTTAAAGAGACTGCCAAGAAGCTGACGGATAAAAGCAAAAAGCAATATGGCTTTGCTGTAACGTCCGAGCCAGATACATATGATTTGCAAGGCTTGGTTTGGAGCAACGGCGGCAGCTTTATTTCTGAAGACGGCAAGAAAATTGATGGAGTCATGAACAGCAAGGAAACGGTTGATGCGCTGCAAATGTACAGCGATATGGTGAAAGAGGGAATCGCTGTTTCGACTGGCGGGGCGAATCAGCAAAGTGCGAGTGAAATTTTCAAAGCGAATAAGCTCGGGATGCTAGTAAATGGTGTTTGGTCGGTCCAAAGCTATAAGGATGCAAAGGTCGACTTTGGAACGGTGATGATGCCATCGTTTGGTTCCAAGCCTGTAAAAGGATTGATTAACTCGTCATCAATTTCAATCGCGAAGGATTCCAAGAAGAAAGAACTAGCCTGGAAGTTCGTGAAGTTCTATTCTTCCGCTGAGGCAATCAAGATGAGGACAGCCGACCTGCCAGTAAGGAAAAGTGTCGTGGATGAAACGAAAGTGACGGAAGATCCATTGTACAAGCCATTCTACACCATGCTTGAAAAAGCGGACAATGCACCGGCATTCCTTCTGAATAAGAATTGGAACGAAGTAAACCGCAACCTATCCGCGGCAATCAACGCATCGATGATTGGACAAGATACAAAGCCGATGCTCGATAAAGCTGTAAAGGATTCGCAAAAATATTTGTCTAAATAA
- a CDS encoding response regulator transcription factor has product MRMTRAAIKVLIVDDDTIVRRGLAATVDWARFGMFVVGEAPNGKRGWEEFLRHEPDVVITDIVMPEENGLEFSRKVKASRPRTKILLLSCHKDFEYAQAGLKLGASGYLLKTTFEDEELNHFLAAFQTELTEIAPKAEPDFSDQPKVIQQAAEYIIRNLSNPMTVEDIADEVGMSRSHLSTLFKKKLGCGIHSFIEAKRLQLAKQLLKESDVNIQEVGERVGIQDAKYFSKWFKRCTGIPPSDYRNEQKGKN; this is encoded by the coding sequence ATGAGGATGACGAGAGCAGCGATCAAAGTGTTGATTGTGGATGATGATACGATTGTGCGCCGAGGACTGGCGGCGACAGTCGATTGGGCAAGGTTTGGGATGTTTGTTGTCGGCGAGGCGCCCAATGGGAAGCGGGGCTGGGAGGAATTTTTGCGCCATGAACCGGATGTGGTCATTACCGATATCGTTATGCCGGAGGAGAATGGGCTCGAGTTCTCACGGAAAGTAAAAGCGAGCAGGCCGCGGACGAAAATTCTTTTGCTCAGCTGCCATAAGGATTTTGAGTATGCCCAGGCCGGGTTGAAGCTTGGAGCTTCCGGTTATTTATTGAAAACAACGTTTGAGGATGAAGAACTAAACCATTTCCTGGCCGCTTTTCAAACCGAACTTACAGAAATTGCGCCAAAGGCAGAACCGGACTTTTCTGATCAGCCGAAGGTGATTCAGCAGGCGGCAGAGTATATAATCAGAAATTTATCAAACCCGATGACCGTAGAGGATATTGCTGATGAGGTAGGAATGAGCAGAAGCCATTTAAGCACGTTATTTAAGAAAAAATTGGGCTGCGGCATCCATTCCTTTATTGAGGCGAAACGACTTCAACTGGCAAAACAGCTTTTAAAGGAATCGGACGTGAATATCCAGGAGGTTGGGGAGAGGGTCGGAATCCAGGACGCCAAATATTTCAGCAAATGGTTTAAACGTTGCACTGGTATTCCTCCCTCTGATTACCGAAACGAACAAAAAGGCAAGAATTAG
- a CDS encoding sensor histidine kinase has protein sequence MFLVVALIPLLTLGIISYDQSSKVVNGKLSNYNHFAGEKIKTQLDQILEDMYFSAAEIEQYLVDSTSVNLQHQEPKTYEDFKEVDNMQRLLQAHKKSNIRGIYIITSSGFYYGDYDFKINEFKRQDIWKRTAQSGHSEMGIYEPSHLKNNQIEHVLGLIVPLEISYGVLNNSYLLIETDIDDVYDLMGVLEKDLQSRITIRNEMGEPLYHSKSAESDTADDILWKENTSINNWEVEIRVPRDKFYQSSQVILKMVSIGIFIAFILALILSYVFSTQFTRRIFELKLAIDEVSKGIFDTKLLADGQKDEIGKLGSHFNRMVEKIKQLMEEVREKESTKREAEMKAVHYQINPHLLFNTLNTIQWKARMDGNAEIGRMLVHLMKVLEKNLDCTIELIPLKEELQSLEHFFAIQELRYGKNFSFSLKMDGQLEKGLIPRMTLQPMLENIFFHGFEDGTGTIGLEVTESSSYFRLVLKDDGKGIPPEKLGALFTRPSGKGRGGIGLYNVRQKFYIHYGTDFHINTDSVVGTGTTISITWPKRWADEDDESSDQSVDCG, from the coding sequence ATGTTTTTAGTTGTGGCGCTGATTCCGCTGCTGACGTTAGGGATTATTTCGTATGATCAGTCTTCTAAAGTGGTGAATGGCAAGCTGTCGAATTATAATCATTTTGCCGGGGAGAAGATTAAGACGCAGCTGGATCAAATCTTGGAGGATATGTATTTCAGCGCGGCGGAAATCGAGCAGTATTTGGTGGATAGTACGTCTGTTAATTTGCAGCACCAGGAGCCGAAAACGTATGAGGACTTTAAAGAAGTGGATAATATGCAGAGGCTGCTGCAGGCGCATAAGAAGTCTAATATCCGCGGTATCTATATCATTACCTCGTCAGGCTTTTATTATGGCGATTACGATTTTAAAATAAATGAATTTAAAAGGCAGGATATATGGAAAAGGACGGCCCAGAGCGGCCATTCGGAAATGGGGATTTATGAGCCGAGCCATCTGAAAAACAACCAGATTGAGCATGTCCTTGGTTTAATTGTACCTTTGGAAATTTCCTACGGTGTGTTAAATAATAGCTATCTGTTAATTGAAACGGATATTGACGATGTATACGACTTGATGGGGGTACTGGAAAAGGATCTCCAATCGAGAATCACGATTCGGAATGAAATGGGTGAGCCGCTCTATCATTCGAAGAGTGCTGAGTCGGACACGGCCGACGATATTCTCTGGAAGGAGAATACGAGTATCAATAATTGGGAGGTTGAAATCCGTGTGCCGCGCGACAAATTCTATCAATCTTCCCAAGTTATCTTGAAAATGGTTTCGATTGGCATTTTTATCGCGTTTATCCTCGCCCTTATTCTTTCGTATGTGTTTTCCACTCAATTTACTAGGCGGATTTTCGAGTTGAAACTAGCTATTGATGAAGTGAGCAAGGGGATTTTCGATACGAAGTTATTGGCGGATGGCCAGAAGGATGAAATCGGCAAGCTTGGCAGTCATTTCAACCGGATGGTTGAAAAAATTAAGCAATTGATGGAAGAGGTAAGGGAGAAAGAATCTACGAAGCGCGAAGCAGAAATGAAAGCGGTTCATTATCAAATAAATCCGCATCTTCTGTTTAACACATTGAATACGATCCAATGGAAAGCGCGGATGGATGGGAATGCGGAGATCGGCCGGATGCTCGTTCATTTAATGAAGGTGCTGGAAAAGAACTTGGATTGTACGATTGAGCTGATTCCGTTGAAAGAGGAGCTGCAGTCGCTTGAGCATTTCTTTGCAATTCAGGAGCTGCGGTATGGAAAAAACTTTTCCTTTTCATTAAAAATGGACGGGCAGCTTGAAAAAGGGCTGATTCCTAGAATGACCCTGCAGCCGATGCTCGAAAATATTTTTTTCCATGGATTCGAGGATGGGACGGGGACTATCGGCCTCGAGGTAACAGAGAGTTCTTCCTATTTCAGACTTGTTTTAAAGGACGATGGAAAAGGAATTCCTCCGGAAAAGCTGGGAGCGTTATTTACACGGCCAAGTGGGAAAGGCCGCGGCGGGATCGGCTTGTATAATGTGAGGCAAAAGTTTTATATCCATTATGGGACCGATTTTCACATCAATACGGATTCCGTGGTTGGGACAGGAACCACGATTTCGATAACTTGGCCAAAAAGGTGGGCGGATGAGGATGACGAGAGCAGCGATCAAAGTGTTGATTGTGGATGA
- a CDS encoding plasmid pRiA4b ORF-3 family protein yields MKIQCTKKLLEKLDVELAPVEMEEDSLFSWHANLITVNRRNAVVVVNDKNRYAVILHGLKAKDFKKLGELAVLGIREAFRDAGIKEEVIEAYFSAAGERAFGKTKDRKLVARLNKACENVGYIEERYPLEGMFPADLTRWVNGLLAGDGKSYIYPDQEMYQDLEEFSGGPVFGTRAVQLKMTLALEEYRLWRRVIVPLNRTFPDLHEIIQAAFGWKDYHLHEFNLYDGPAPKDVSLRFREKAKPFLNLVCSEEAFAYPVGDVEMKMETGIRLSDYLPASESLAYRYDFGDDWLHIIEVEEVIDEYDKPQPICVDGEGNTPPEDVGGEGGYAEFLRIVADRDDPEHEHLLEWGRMQGYKPFEIDGVNRRLKRL; encoded by the coding sequence ATGAAAATTCAGTGTACGAAGAAGTTGTTGGAGAAGCTGGATGTTGAGCTGGCCCCGGTGGAGATGGAGGAGGATTCGCTGTTTTCGTGGCATGCGAATCTGATTACGGTCAACCGGAGAAATGCGGTTGTGGTGGTGAATGATAAGAATCGCTATGCGGTGATATTGCACGGGCTGAAGGCGAAGGATTTCAAGAAGCTCGGTGAACTTGCGGTGTTGGGGATCCGGGAAGCGTTCAGGGATGCGGGGATTAAGGAAGAAGTTATTGAGGCTTATTTCAGTGCGGCCGGGGAGCGTGCTTTTGGGAAAACAAAGGACCGGAAGTTAGTGGCGAGGCTGAATAAGGCTTGTGAAAATGTGGGTTACATTGAGGAAAGGTATCCGCTGGAGGGGATGTTCCCTGCGGATTTGACGAGATGGGTGAACGGGCTGCTTGCCGGTGATGGGAAAAGCTACATTTATCCTGATCAAGAAATGTATCAGGACCTTGAGGAGTTTTCAGGCGGGCCGGTTTTCGGGACGCGGGCTGTGCAGCTGAAAATGACGCTTGCGCTGGAGGAATATCGGCTTTGGCGAAGAGTGATTGTGCCACTCAACCGGACTTTTCCTGATTTGCATGAGATCATTCAGGCGGCATTCGGGTGGAAGGATTATCATCTTCATGAGTTCAATTTGTATGACGGTCCGGCGCCAAAGGATGTTTCGTTACGGTTTAGGGAGAAGGCGAAGCCGTTTCTGAATCTTGTTTGTTCCGAGGAGGCTTTTGCCTATCCTGTTGGTGATGTGGAGATGAAGATGGAAACGGGCATTCGGTTGTCTGACTATCTTCCGGCTAGCGAGTCGCTTGCCTATCGGTACGATTTTGGTGATGATTGGCTGCATATCATTGAGGTGGAAGAAGTGATTGATGAGTATGACAAGCCACAACCGATCTGCGTTGATGGGGAAGGGAATACGCCTCCGGAGGATGTCGGCGGGGAAGGCGGATATGCGGAGTTTCTCAGGATTGTTGCCGATCGGGATGACCCTGAACACGAGCATTTACTTGAGTGGGGAAGAATGCAGGGGTATAAGCCGTTTGAGATTGATGGTGTGAATCGGCGGTTGAAGCGGTTGTGA
- a CDS encoding beta-N-acetylhexosaminidase family protein: MKKSVTFWKKALVLSTSLLLSVPILQGGNKASAADNAIQSINPTPQEVKVSGNGFPLTPKVGIVTGENTDEQAVKEVVEALEKAEVKKVIRYNDQEKYTTPVTVWIGGPSENEAVTDVLKQMGVESPEALKSEGYVLASSTKGKKQIVLAGKDQTGTYYAAKSFSQLIQEREGNDWFPQAQIRDWPEMPIRGSIEGFYGPPWTHEDRLNQLEFYGDNKLNTYIYAPKDDPYHRENWREPYPEEELARIKELIDEARENHVKFTFSISPGQSICYSGDEDFALLKKKMDAVWDLGVRSYAIFLDDIALSLNCQEDRDKFGNDSHPVAAAHAYLLNRFTKEFIETHEGAERLITVPTDYTGNGPTPYRDRFAELLDKDTVVMWTGQKVVSEEVTSEEADEVYGVFKHDMLLWDNYPVNDFDRNSLFLGPIVGRDADLAEHKVVGLTANPMNEAEASKIPLYTIADYTWNPAAYNPAESWERSIQNFGGEAAETLKTVAANMYSSPINKTESLTLTPLIDSFWKAYVAGNADEAAEQLIAEFKKFQQAPAKLQQEMDNKKFLQEIEPYLEKLEIYGKAGEAAVQYAMAQKNGHAGEAAGYREQLIALFNQSEQIPQKVGQGVIKPFLVKSALGVPPLELTLQQVIDQFWKTYDGEGGSLEAARLATEFKELQKISDNIRNDINDETFLKAIDPYLQNLSVYGEAGEVAVDFLMAEKNGQSDEAASYKERLKTLMMKAYKQPQEIGNEVIKPFLIESMWRDRGVIDYRMLDGVNKGRGGGQLIQYTPAYGPTTRTNPWGYEITVEEGKVVKRGGNNSAIPENGYVLSIHADDWLRDNTTIGTAIVIEDGVVLIISPEKAN; the protein is encoded by the coding sequence ATGAAGAAAAGTGTTACCTTTTGGAAAAAGGCGCTCGTTCTTTCTACGAGTCTATTATTAAGTGTTCCAATTTTGCAAGGAGGGAATAAAGCCTCAGCAGCCGACAATGCCATCCAATCGATTAACCCAACGCCGCAAGAGGTTAAAGTGTCGGGTAATGGTTTCCCGCTTACCCCGAAAGTAGGTATTGTTACTGGGGAAAATACGGATGAACAAGCCGTTAAAGAAGTGGTCGAAGCGCTGGAAAAGGCCGAGGTAAAGAAAGTTATCCGATATAACGATCAGGAAAAGTACACGACTCCTGTTACGGTCTGGATTGGCGGCCCTTCGGAAAATGAAGCAGTCACCGATGTATTGAAACAAATGGGTGTTGAGAGCCCGGAAGCATTAAAGAGCGAAGGTTATGTCCTCGCATCGAGTACGAAGGGGAAGAAACAGATTGTCCTCGCTGGAAAGGATCAGACCGGAACCTATTATGCCGCGAAGTCGTTTTCCCAATTGATCCAGGAACGAGAAGGCAATGATTGGTTCCCGCAGGCACAAATCCGTGACTGGCCTGAAATGCCGATCCGCGGTTCAATTGAAGGATTTTATGGCCCGCCTTGGACCCATGAAGACAGGCTCAATCAGCTGGAATTTTACGGCGACAATAAACTGAATACATATATTTATGCACCAAAGGACGACCCTTATCACCGTGAAAATTGGCGCGAACCGTATCCGGAAGAGGAATTGGCGCGCATAAAGGAACTCATTGATGAGGCTAGGGAGAATCATGTGAAATTCACTTTCTCTATATCACCTGGCCAGTCAATCTGTTATTCAGGGGATGAGGATTTTGCCTTGCTGAAAAAGAAGATGGATGCGGTATGGGACTTGGGCGTCCGCTCCTATGCGATTTTCCTTGACGATATTGCTTTGAGCTTAAATTGCCAGGAAGACCGGGATAAATTCGGAAATGATTCGCATCCGGTTGCTGCTGCACATGCGTACTTGCTGAATCGTTTTACGAAGGAGTTTATTGAAACTCATGAAGGCGCCGAGAGATTGATTACCGTTCCAACCGACTATACCGGCAATGGGCCAACCCCTTACCGGGATCGGTTTGCCGAGTTGCTCGACAAGGATACGGTTGTAATGTGGACAGGCCAAAAGGTTGTTTCGGAAGAAGTGACTTCTGAAGAAGCTGACGAGGTTTACGGAGTCTTCAAGCATGATATGTTGCTTTGGGACAATTATCCGGTAAACGATTTTGACCGCAATAGCTTGTTCCTCGGCCCAATTGTAGGCCGCGATGCTGATTTAGCCGAGCATAAGGTGGTTGGATTGACGGCAAATCCAATGAACGAAGCAGAAGCTTCCAAAATACCTTTGTACACGATTGCTGATTATACATGGAACCCTGCTGCCTACAATCCGGCAGAATCTTGGGAACGCAGCATTCAAAACTTTGGCGGGGAAGCTGCCGAAACACTTAAGACGGTTGCCGCAAATATGTATTCTTCACCAATCAATAAGACAGAATCGCTTACCCTGACACCATTGATTGATTCGTTCTGGAAGGCGTATGTCGCTGGTAACGCGGATGAAGCGGCAGAACAGTTGATTGCCGAATTTAAAAAGTTTCAACAAGCTCCAGCTAAACTTCAGCAGGAGATGGACAATAAAAAGTTCCTTCAGGAAATCGAGCCTTATTTGGAGAAGTTAGAGATTTATGGGAAGGCCGGTGAAGCAGCGGTTCAATACGCCATGGCGCAAAAGAATGGACATGCCGGCGAGGCAGCTGGATACAGGGAGCAGCTGATTGCCTTGTTCAATCAATCCGAGCAAATTCCGCAAAAAGTGGGGCAAGGGGTTATCAAACCTTTCTTGGTGAAGAGTGCCTTAGGAGTGCCGCCGTTGGAACTTACGCTTCAGCAGGTCATTGACCAGTTCTGGAAAACGTATGACGGCGAAGGGGGCAGCCTGGAAGCCGCTCGGTTAGCCACGGAGTTTAAAGAGCTGCAGAAAATTTCCGATAATATCCGCAATGACATTAATGATGAGACATTTTTAAAGGCTATCGATCCTTACCTGCAAAACCTCAGCGTTTATGGTGAAGCTGGCGAGGTTGCGGTCGACTTTTTAATGGCAGAGAAAAACGGCCAGTCAGATGAAGCAGCTTCTTATAAGGAACGCTTAAAAACTCTAATGATGAAGGCGTATAAGCAGCCGCAGGAAATTGGCAATGAGGTCATTAAGCCGTTTTTGATTGAAAGTATGTGGCGTGACCGCGGTGTCATCGATTACCGCATGTTGGACGGAGTCAACAAAGGACGCGGAGGCGGTCAATTGATTCAATATACGCCTGCATATGGACCGACAACAAGGACGAACCCTTGGGGATATGAAATCACGGTAGAGGAAGGCAAGGTCGTAAAAAGAGGTGGCAATAATTCTGCCATCCCTGAGAACGGCTATGTCCTCAGCATCCACGCGGATGACTGGCTGCGGGATAATACCACCATTGGGACTGCAATTGTAATCGAAGACGGTGTTGTGCTCATTATTTCCCCTGAAAAAGCAAACTAG